The Streptococcus sanguinis genome contains the following window.
ACGCATCCAAGATTTAGACTATGTCCTCAGCGCCTCAGATAAACTGGAAGGCGAGCTGACAGTTATCCGCCGCGGTAAGAAGAAATACTTTGTCCTGACCTACTAAAGATAAAAATCCGATTACCTGAATCGGATTTTTCTATGTCTTACCAAGAAGAAGTCATTCAGCTCTATAAAAACAATAGAAAGAGAGAGCCTATGAAACCAAAACTCGCCCGCTTTGCCCAAGCTTCAGCCCTGGCCTGTCCACTCTGCCAGCAAAGCTTAGCTATGGAAGAAAACAGCCTCAAGTGCCCCAATCGCCATTCCTACGACATCGCCAAATTCGGTTATGTCAATCTAGCTCCCCAGGCCAAACAAGCTAAAGACTATGACAAAACAAGTTTTCAAAATAGGCAAGTCATCTTGGAAGCCGGCTTTTACCAGCATATCCTAGACAAGTTGCAGGATCTGCTGCAGACCCTGCCTGAAGAACAGATCATTCTAGACGTCGCTTGCGGAGAGGGCTACTATGCTCGAAAAATTCAGGAAGAATTTCCCAACAAAGAAATTTACGCTTTTGATTTATCCAAAGATTCTATCCAGTTAGCTGCTAAAAGCGATCAGAGCCTTGCTGTAAAATGGTTCGTAGGTGATTTGGCACACTTGCCCGTTCAGGATCAAAGCATGGATGTCTTGCTGGACATCTTCTCACCAGCTAACTATCATGAATTTCAGCGAGTATTGAAAAAAGAGGGGCTTATCATTAAAGTCATCCCAACAGAGAATCATCTGAAAGAAATTAGACAAAAAGCTGCTCAGTATCTGGACAAGAAAGATTATTCTAACCAACATATCATCCAGCACTTCCAGAAACACTTTACGATCCTATCTAGAAAGACTGTAGAATCAACTCGTGCTCTGCATTCTGAAGAGAAAACTGCCTTGCTGCAGATGACTCCATTACTCTTTCATGTTGAAAAAAATCTAATCAATTGGGAGCAGCTTACACATGCCACCATTTCAGCTGAGATTCTTGTCGGAAAACTAAAACAAGCAAAAATCTGAGCACTTTTCAGTAAAAAATGAAGTTATAGCAGCCATTTTAAAAGAGGCTGGGACAAAAGTCCTAGCCTCTCAATTGTCTTTGGATTGTCGAGCAAGACGCAGTGGTTGAGTGGGCTCTACTACGCTGATTTCATCAGCTTTTACAGCCCTACTCAACTGTGCGGAGGTGGGACGACGAAATCGAATTCTAACGAATTACCGATTTCTGTCCCACTCTCTCTTTGTTTATCAACTGATTAATAGACTGTCTTCTCTGTCTCTGGATCAAAGAAGTGCGCTTTATTGAGGTCGAAGCCTAAGTCAATACCTGCACCAGTTTCTAGGTAATCCCGTGAATCCACACGCGCTACAAACTCACTAGAACCCACTTGACAGTAGAGATGAGACTCTGCTCCCAGCAATTCAGAAACAGAAATCTTAGCATGCACAACTGAATTCGGGAAAGTCTCCAAGAAAGCAGCTTCTGCATTAACATCCTCTGGACGAATACCGAAGATCAGCTCCTTTCCCTCGTAACCTTTCTCCCGCAGAACCTTGAGAGCTCCTTCTGGAACTGTCAAGCGCAGACCTTCTGCTAAAATCTCATTCCCTTCAAGCTTAACTGGGATGAAGTTCATAGCTGGGCTGCCGATGAAGCCGGCAACGAACTTATTAACTGGGTTGTTATAGACTTCCTGAGGAGTACCAATCTGCTCCACCCGTCCAATCGTTCCAGTTCCAGCAGGATTCTTGGTCGCTGACATGATAACGATACGATCCGCCAAGGTCATAGCTTCAGTCTGGTCGTGGGTAACATAAATAGTTGTTGCACCGATACGGCGGTGAATTTTAGCAATCTCTGCCCGCATAGAAACACGCAGCTTAGCATCCAAGTTAGACAGAGGCTCATCCATAAGGAAAACCTTTGCATCCCGAACGATTGCGCGTCCCATAGCTACCCGCTGACGCTGACCACCAGACAAATCAGCTGGCTTGCGCTGCAAGAATTCCTTCAAGCCTAGGATTTCTGCTGCTTCCTTGACCCGTTTGTCAATATCTTCCTTGCTGTACTTGCGCAGCTTAAGACCAAAGGCCATGTTGTCGTAGACAGTCATATGCGGATAAAGGGCATAGTTCTGGAAGACCATGGCGATGTCACGGTCTTTTGGCGCCACATCATTAACCACTGTACCGTCAATAGAGGCAGTTCCTTCTGTGATGTCTTCAAGACCCGCAATCATACGCAGCGTAGTTGATTTTCCGCAACCAGACGGACCAACAAAGACGATAAATTCCTTGTCCTTGATATCTAGATTGAAGTCTTCCACTGAGTAGTGGTCGCTGTTGGGATATTTTTTATAGATATTTTTCAGATTTAATTCGACCATAATAAGCCCCTTCTTTTGATTAAAAATATTTTCTTTTAAGCTCTCGTTTGCAAAGCGCTTTCACATTGTCCATTATATCGTTTTTTTTTTACTTTTTCAAGCACTTTTAGTAAAACGTTTGCATAATTTTAAAAAATTTTCTCCATCAAAAAAGAGGCCCAGTGGCCTCTTTAAAATTTATTCTTCTTTTTTTCTACTACGGAGTGTCAATCCAGCTGCGCTTAAAATGCTGATAACTCCTGTAACTGTAAGAAGAGCATTAGAAGCTTGCCCCGTATGCGGCAAGACTGACACACCACTCTTACTTTCCTTGTTTTTAGGCTGAACTAGCTGGGTAATCATAGCTGATGAAGGCTGCTCTTGTACTGATTTGGAAGCATCAACTGTTGATAAAATACTGGTCGTCACTTGGTAAGCTGGTAAAGCTTCAGCCACAGCCGCGTCAGTGGCATTGACACCGCCAGTAAATTCAGGCCGAGTTGCTGTTGCTGCTTCTGAATCATTAACATTTCCACTGAATTCTGGTTGTGTAGACGCCTGTGGAGCAGTATCGGGATGAGTTCCAACTTCATGGTTAGACAAATCATACTCTGACGCTATCGCTGTTGTCGGCTCAGAGTCGCTGACCCCTCCGCTAAATTCCGGTTGTACAGAAGACTGAGGAGCTGTGTCAGGATGAGTTCCAACCACATGACTAGACAAATCATATTCCGACGCCGTTGCCGTTGCTGGTTCAGAATCGCTGACCCCTCCACTAAATTCTGGTGTAGCTTTCTTTGGTGAATCACTTGGAATAGAAGAAGTCCTCTCAGCTTTAGCAGCACTATTGACAATTGCTTCGAGAGTTGCAAGAGCTTTTGTCTGCTCAGCAGCAATCTGTTCCTGCAGCTTTTCTGCTTTTTCTGCACTGTCTACACTATCATCTAGCTGAGCAATCGTATCTGTCACCGCCTTTAATACTGCTCGAATCTTTTCTTTAGCTTGCTTTTTATCGAGTTCTGAAAGTGTTTGATGACGTTCAATTGCTTCAAGCTGTTTGTCAGCTTCTTCTTCAAGCTCATCTAAAACCAAATCTTTGCCAACTGGATGAATCGTGTCCAAACTAGCGATTCCAGCTGCCTCAATTCTCTCCAGTTCCTCTTCGGTATCAGCCTTTCCAAGCGCCGTTTTCGCATCGGCTAGAGTTGCTTCCGCTTCAGCTTTAGCCGTAGCCTGTTCTGCTTCTGACAGATTCGGGTTACTCCGTAAGTCTGCTAGCTTATCAGACAGAGCAAGATCTAGTTTCAGTCCAGTTGTAACTTTCAGCAAACCTTGCTTCTCTGCCGCTACTTGTTCTTGAATTTTTTCAGCATCATCAGGACTTTCAACCCAAGCATTATAAGCTGCAATTGCTTTTTGAGCTATGGCTGCTGCATCTTCAATTTTCTTTTTAGCAGCTGTTTTTTCCTCAGCAGAAAGACTTTGACTCTTCTCAACAGCCTCGATAGTAGCTGTTTTTTCTTCCTGAATTTCTTTTAAAAACTGCTCCTTGCCAATAGGGTGAATCTTGGCTAAGCGGGCTATAGCCGTTTCTTTTGCCTGGTCATAAACTTCCTGAGAATCTGCTCCTTCAATAGCCTTCTTGGCCGCTTCCACCACCTGCTCTATCTCGCCTCTAACTGCTTTCTTTTCTGCTTCTGAAAGATTAGGATTTGCTTCCAAGTCAGCTAACTTAGCTACTAGAGTGAAATCTACGGTTGAACTTGCTATAAATTTGAAAAACTTATCTTCCTCGGTTACTGCTTGCTCTTGAATCACTTCCGCCTGCTCTGCTGTTGCTGCATTAACATCTAATTTCTGAATTGCATCTTCTGCTTCTGCAGCCTTCCTCCTTACAGACTCTTGAAAGCTTTTCTTTTGCTCCTCAGGCAGCAAATCGCTACTATCTACAAGTTTGTCAAACTCTGCTTTCCCATTTTGGATTTCATCTAGAAGTAAATCTTTGCCGACTGGATTGATAGATTTGATGTCTGCCAATCCATCTTCTTTAGCTTGATCAATCCTTTCTTTATCCTCAGCTGCGGCAATTTCATTCTGAGCCTTTGCAGCTGTTTGATTGACTTCGTCCTTAGCTGCTGCAAGCTCCTCATCTGACAAATTTGGATTATTCCCAAGATCTGTCACTTTCTCAGCCAGAAATGTGCCTACTTCCGTGTTAGCAGCCTCCCTAACCGTTGTCAAATCCTGATTTACTGGCGATGCAGCAACTGGGCTCTCTACTGCATTTGCCACTGGTTGCTCCTCATCCGCCGCCACCAAACTGTGACCCAAAAACAGAGCACAAATAAGGACTGACCCAACACCTAAAACGGACTTCCGAATAGAATATCGCAAAACTTTTTCTGTTCTTTTCATTTTTTTCTCCTCTGAACATATTTTATTATCCTGATCATTAATCCTGAATAAAAAGTCCAGTCAAATCTCCCATAAATCTTTCAGATTTGGTTATTTTTAAACTACACTTTCTATTTGACTTCTGATAAGATTTTCTTTTTATTATTTTAACATATTAATTTGTTGAAATAAAATAATTACCGGCTTGATATATGTACAATTTTTATAAGATTGTCTATTTTTAAATAGACAGGATGTCCAGAAATATAACTGAAATTTTTCCATTTAACAATGTGTAAACTTTTTTAGTAAAAATTCTGGGCTATTTTCTAGCTTATTTCAGACAGAAAAAGTAAAATGGTATAGGAGGGATAAAATTATGGCTCTTAATACACGAGATAGGATTTTGGATGCATTTTTTGAATTAGCAGATAAACAGCCAGACAGGCTGCGTTTTACCTTTACAGAAATCGCTAAAGAAGCCGGTTTGTCAAGACAGGCCATTTACAAACGACACTTTAATAACACTACTGAAATTATCGAATACATTCGCCAAGATATGGTGAAGCAAGCTTTTGCTCCCAACTGGAATAGCAACAATTCTGAAGCGGGCTTAGATCCTTTCGCCTTTTTGGCTCAAACGATTCTTCCCGCTATTTATGAGCAACGCCAACGTATTAAAATATTATATACTAGTTCTGTCGATCCCCTGTGGAGCGATTTTATTACTGCCAGTTACAAGGACTGGATCGAGCAGAATCTAAATCTTGACCACCAAAAATTAGGTATTCCTGAAGACCTGGCCAATCAACTGCTGGCCGGCTGGATTAGTTCTCTTATCGAGAATTGGATCACTCAGGATGACCCCGTTCCTTGCAAGCAGTTTTCTAAGACATTTCTCAACCTTGTATCTTCACCCCTAACCAGCTTTGCTGCCTATGATAGTCCAGCTGGTCCTTCAAACAAAATTGTTATCGCATAACCAACTAGAAGAAAAACAGAGAGATGACAGAACCGGTCCTTGTTAGGGAAGACTGGTTTTTTATATTAAATTTTAAAAATAATTGGACATTTCCACTATAAAGTGTTATCATTTTAGTTGACAAACGGTAAACTGCTTTGTTGGAGTCTGCTCTATTCTTTTAGACATACCAGCAAGAACTTAATAAAAAAGAAGGAAGGTACTTATGCCCCAAGATACTCGAGACAAAGTCGTCAACGCCTTAATTGAGCTGGCAGAGCAAAATCCTGAAAAGTCTTATTTTACTTTTTCAGAGATTGCTAAACAAGCCGGTCTATCGCGCCAGGCTATCTATAAAAAGCATTTTAGTAATGTTGAAGACATTATCCAATACATCCGCCAGACAATTATGACTCCGTTTTTGCCCCTGTATGAAAGCTACGAAGAAGGAAATGGAGAAAATCCATTCTGCTTCTTTGCCAAGCATATGATTCCTACCCTCTATGAACATAGGAAATGGATGAGGGTGCTCTACACTACAGCTATCGATCCTTTCTGGAGTGACTATCTATCTACCTTCTTCACTCAGTGGGTCGTACAAAATTTAGAAATTGACTCTAAAAAATTGGGGATCTCAAAAGAGATGGCTACTGAAATTGTCGTTAGATGGATTAATTCCCTCATTGAGATTTGGATCATCAAAGAAGACCCTATGCCTGCAGAGGATTTCGCCAAGCTCTTCCTGAATGTAATTTCAACGCCTATGGAACAGTTTGTAATTTCTCAGAAAGAGTCCTAATTCAACTAAAAGCTATAAAACCTGCCTAATTTAGGCGGGCTTTTTTGTCGGTAAAATTTCTTACTTTACAAAAGAAAAAAGAGCAGATGTTTTTCTGCTCTAATCAATATATAAGCTATAAAACTAAAAGCCAAGCTTCATTTAATCTACTCGATAATAGAAGCTGCCTTGTTCGTCAAAGCTATTCAGGCCAACCCCTGTCCAGATTCTATCTTGGCCAGCATCAGAGTTGTCTGTAAAGTTTTCCTTGTCTGCGACCTTAACTCCCTTAGGAAGAAACTCAATCAGAAAACCTCCGCTTTCTCCGCCGTAGACACCACCAGCAGCAGTGCCATAGTCTGTCAGAGAAGCTCCATACAATTCATAAACACTTGAAACCAAGCCCTTGTCATCAAAAACAAGCTGGTTGCCAGAAGCATCCTGCCAGGTTCCTTTAACGCTGGCATAATTGCCATTTGCAAGTGCTGAAATGTCCATCGCTTCTTTCTTTTCCTTAGTTTTTTCTGTGCTCGTACTCTCTGAGCTAGTACTGCTAGCCTCTGAAGATGCTGCTGCAGTTGATTGACTGGATACCTGCTCCACAGAACTTGTTACCGATCCAGTACTGCTAGTAGGCGTCTCTGATTGATTCGTAGCACTGCCCTTTGAGCAAGCTGTCATAGCTAATAAAGCAGCTCCTGCTAGTAAAAAAGGTAAAGCTTTTTTCTTCATTTTTCTCCTCTTTCTCACGGTAAGATAAATCATGTGATTAGTAACATTATAGATTATTTTATCGCTTTTTACAAGAAGAATTCTAGCAGCTGGTCAGGTGCAAAGCTACTGACTTTATTCATTCAGCTTCTGCCACATCCAGAACCCTGTAGATTGTCTTTGCCAGAGCTGCTTCATAATCAGCTGTACCATAAGGCTTAGCAGTCGTGACTTGTGCTGTCTGCTTTTCTAGGTCTACCGCCACATCTGACACTCCCTCCATAGACAGGAAGTGCTGGGTGACGTGTTTGACACAATTTTGACAAGATAAGTTTTCTAATTGGACTGTTTGTTTCATAGATTCATTCCTCCGTATATTTAGTTCATTTTAAAGCGTCCTAGACGCAGAGCATTGACGACAACTGACACCGAGCTCAAGCTCATGGCTAGACCAGCCAGCATCGGATTGAGCAAGGGACCACCGAAAAGATGCAATAACCCCATAGCAATTGGGATTCCCAGGGTATTGTAGGCAAAAGCCCAGAAGAGATTTTCCTTGATATTTCTGATAGTCGCCTGGCTGAGTTTGATAGCCTTAACTACATCCTGCAAATCACTATGCATGAGCACTACATCTGCCGATTCAATAGCTACATCTGCGCCTGAACCGATAGCAATTCCTACATCTGCCTGGACCAGAGCAGGTGCGTCATTGATACCGTCTCCTACCATAGCCAGTTTTTTCCCAGCTTCCTGTAATTTCTTGATAGCAGTGGCCTTACCATCTGGCAATACACCTGCGATGACTTTTTGGATTCCAGCTTTCTGGGCAATAGCTGTCGCTGTTTCTTCACGATCCCCTGTCAGCATAATGACTTCCAGCCCCATAGACTGAAGTTCCTGCACAGCCGACAGGCTGCTGGATTTCATTTCATCTGCTACCCCTAAAATACCAGCCAGCTGTCCATCTACTGCGACAAACATGGCTGTCTTTCCTTCTTGGGAAAGCTCTAACATCTGCTCTTGAAAGGCACTGCTGTCAATGTTATTTTCTTTCATCAAAGACTCATTTCCCACCAGAAGCTGCTTACCTTCAACCTGAGCAGCCAATCCTCGTCCAACTATGGCCTCAAAATGACTGACAGGCAGTAAGTCAAGCTCCTCCCCTTCAGCAGCTGCCAAAATGGCCTGAGCCAAAGGGTGCTCAGAATGCTGCTCAGCACTAGCTATGAGCTGCAACAAGTCAGAGCGATTCAAATCACCCAAGGACAGCAGGTCTGTCAGACTAGGCTTACCAACCGTAATCGTCCCCGTCTTATCAAGAACAATAGTATCCAGTTGATAAGCTGCTTCCAAAGCTTGTCCAGACTTAATCAGAATCCCATTTTCAGCCCCTTTACCAGTCCCAACCATGATGGCTGTTGGAGTGGCTAATCCCAGCGCACAAGGGCAGGCAATGACCAGAACTGCGATAAAGATTGACAGAGAAAAGCTAAGACGCTCACCAGCCAGAAAATACCAGCCCATCGCGGATAAAGTAGCCAAGCTCAGCACGATTGGAACAAAATAAAGCGAAATCTTATCGGCTAAAGCCGCTATCGGTGCCTTAGACCCTTGCGCTTCCTCCACCAATCTAACAATCTGAGCTAAGGTCGTATCCGAACCCACCCTAGTTGCTTGGTAGTCAATACTACCATTTTGATTAATTGTTGCACTGGTGATAGTGTCGCCGACCTTCTTTTCAATCGGGATGCTTTCACCAGTCATCATAGACTCATCTACAAAGGTCTGGCCCTCCGTCACAAGGCCATCCACCGGCATACGCTCCCCTGGCTTGATACGGATAATATCTCCAACTCGGATATCCTCCGTATCAATGGTCACAGCCTCTCCATAGCGAATCACTGTCGCCTGACTAGGCACTAGCTCAAGCAGAGACTGAATTGCCTGAGACGTTCTGCCCTTAGCCGAACTTTCCAGATATTTACCCAGAAGAACCAAGGCAATAATCACTGCAACCGACTCAAAATAGAGCTGATGAACGAAGGCATGATAGCCTAGAAAAACCTGACCGACCGAGTAGAGGCTGTAAAAAAATGCTGCGCTGGTTCCCACCGCAATCAAACTATCCATATTAGGATGCCTCTTGATAAGATTGCGAAATCCTCTCTGATAGAAGCCGCGCCCAATCCACACAGCAGGCAGAGTCAAAAGAAGTTGTGACAGAACGAAGACCAAGGGATGCGCCATATGGTCCAAGAAGCTGGGCAGAGGAAGACCGACCATACTGCCCATAGAGATATAAAGTAAGGGCAGAGCTGTAACCAAAAGAATTAGTAATTCTTGCTTTTTCCTTCGCAATTCCTGCGCTTTCATCGCAGCCTCTTCATTTATATGGGACGGTCGGTCTTTTCCTTTTTCTTCTGCCTGATAACCAGCCTCGGCT
Protein-coding sequences here:
- a CDS encoding TetR/AcrR family transcriptional regulator, with product MALNTRDRILDAFFELADKQPDRLRFTFTEIAKEAGLSRQAIYKRHFNNTTEIIEYIRQDMVKQAFAPNWNSNNSEAGLDPFAFLAQTILPAIYEQRQRIKILYTSSVDPLWSDFITASYKDWIEQNLNLDHQKLGIPEDLANQLLAGWISSLIENWITQDDPVPCKQFSKTFLNLVSSPLTSFAAYDSPAGPSNKIVIA
- a CDS encoding DUF1542 domain-containing protein; its protein translation is MKRTEKVLRYSIRKSVLGVGSVLICALFLGHSLVAADEEQPVANAVESPVAASPVNQDLTTVREAANTEVGTFLAEKVTDLGNNPNLSDEELAAAKDEVNQTAAKAQNEIAAAEDKERIDQAKEDGLADIKSINPVGKDLLLDEIQNGKAEFDKLVDSSDLLPEEQKKSFQESVRRKAAEAEDAIQKLDVNAATAEQAEVIQEQAVTEEDKFFKFIASSTVDFTLVAKLADLEANPNLSEAEKKAVRGEIEQVVEAAKKAIEGADSQEVYDQAKETAIARLAKIHPIGKEQFLKEIQEEKTATIEAVEKSQSLSAEEKTAAKKKIEDAAAIAQKAIAAYNAWVESPDDAEKIQEQVAAEKQGLLKVTTGLKLDLALSDKLADLRSNPNLSEAEQATAKAEAEATLADAKTALGKADTEEELERIEAAGIASLDTIHPVGKDLVLDELEEEADKQLEAIERHQTLSELDKKQAKEKIRAVLKAVTDTIAQLDDSVDSAEKAEKLQEQIAAEQTKALATLEAIVNSAAKAERTSSIPSDSPKKATPEFSGGVSDSEPATATASEYDLSSHVVGTHPDTAPQSSVQPEFSGGVSDSEPTTAIASEYDLSNHEVGTHPDTAPQASTQPEFSGNVNDSEAATATRPEFTGGVNATDAAVAEALPAYQVTTSILSTVDASKSVQEQPSSAMITQLVQPKNKESKSGVSVLPHTGQASNALLTVTGVISILSAAGLTLRSRKKEE
- a CDS encoding TetR/AcrR family transcriptional regulator, translating into MPQDTRDKVVNALIELAEQNPEKSYFTFSEIAKQAGLSRQAIYKKHFSNVEDIIQYIRQTIMTPFLPLYESYEEGNGENPFCFFAKHMIPTLYEHRKWMRVLYTTAIDPFWSDYLSTFFTQWVVQNLEIDSKKLGISKEMATEIVVRWINSLIEIWIIKEDPMPAEDFAKLFLNVISTPMEQFVISQKES
- a CDS encoding methyltransferase domain-containing protein, which encodes MKPKLARFAQASALACPLCQQSLAMEENSLKCPNRHSYDIAKFGYVNLAPQAKQAKDYDKTSFQNRQVILEAGFYQHILDKLQDLLQTLPEEQIILDVACGEGYYARKIQEEFPNKEIYAFDLSKDSIQLAAKSDQSLAVKWFVGDLAHLPVQDQSMDVLLDIFSPANYHEFQRVLKKEGLIIKVIPTENHLKEIRQKAAQYLDKKDYSNQHIIQHFQKHFTILSRKTVESTRALHSEEKTALLQMTPLLFHVEKNLINWEQLTHATISAEILVGKLKQAKI
- the ugpC gene encoding sn-glycerol-3-phosphate ABC transporter ATP-binding protein UgpC, which encodes MVELNLKNIYKKYPNSDHYSVEDFNLDIKDKEFIVFVGPSGCGKSTTLRMIAGLEDITEGTASIDGTVVNDVAPKDRDIAMVFQNYALYPHMTVYDNMAFGLKLRKYSKEDIDKRVKEAAEILGLKEFLQRKPADLSGGQRQRVAMGRAIVRDAKVFLMDEPLSNLDAKLRVSMRAEIAKIHRRIGATTIYVTHDQTEAMTLADRIVIMSATKNPAGTGTIGRVEQIGTPQEVYNNPVNKFVAGFIGSPAMNFIPVKLEGNEILAEGLRLTVPEGALKVLREKGYEGKELIFGIRPEDVNAEAAFLETFPNSVVHAKISVSELLGAESHLYCQVGSSEFVARVDSRDYLETGAGIDLGFDLNKAHFFDPETEKTVY
- a CDS encoding copper-translocating P-type ATPase, which encodes MTCASCAMTVEMAVKDLETVENVSVNLATERLSLLPKEGFDSQQVLDAVAEAGYQAEEKGKDRPSHINEEAAMKAQELRRKKQELLILLVTALPLLYISMGSMVGLPLPSFLDHMAHPLVFVLSQLLLTLPAVWIGRGFYQRGFRNLIKRHPNMDSLIAVGTSAAFFYSLYSVGQVFLGYHAFVHQLYFESVAVIIALVLLGKYLESSAKGRTSQAIQSLLELVPSQATVIRYGEAVTIDTEDIRVGDIIRIKPGERMPVDGLVTEGQTFVDESMMTGESIPIEKKVGDTITSATINQNGSIDYQATRVGSDTTLAQIVRLVEEAQGSKAPIAALADKISLYFVPIVLSLATLSAMGWYFLAGERLSFSLSIFIAVLVIACPCALGLATPTAIMVGTGKGAENGILIKSGQALEAAYQLDTIVLDKTGTITVGKPSLTDLLSLGDLNRSDLLQLIASAEQHSEHPLAQAILAAAEGEELDLLPVSHFEAIVGRGLAAQVEGKQLLVGNESLMKENNIDSSAFQEQMLELSQEGKTAMFVAVDGQLAGILGVADEMKSSSLSAVQELQSMGLEVIMLTGDREETATAIAQKAGIQKVIAGVLPDGKATAIKKLQEAGKKLAMVGDGINDAPALVQADVGIAIGSGADVAIESADVVLMHSDLQDVVKAIKLSQATIRNIKENLFWAFAYNTLGIPIAMGLLHLFGGPLLNPMLAGLAMSLSSVSVVVNALRLGRFKMN
- a CDS encoding heavy-metal-associated domain-containing protein is translated as MKQTVQLENLSCQNCVKHVTQHFLSMEGVSDVAVDLEKQTAQVTTAKPYGTADYEAALAKTIYRVLDVAEAE